The Bos indicus x Bos taurus breed Angus x Brahman F1 hybrid chromosome 3, Bos_hybrid_MaternalHap_v2.0, whole genome shotgun sequence genome includes a window with the following:
- the ADAMTSL4 gene encoding ADAMTS-like protein 4, whose protein sequence is MEKWAGRPQLCLMLLLSLPQLCLDQEVLSGHSLQTPPEESQGPEGVWGPWDQWASCSQPCGVGVQRRSRTCQLPTTQLHQGLPLPPRPPRHPEALLPRGQGTRPQTSRETLPLYRPPPRGRGGPLRGPASQLGREEAPETQGARRSRVRDPIKPGMFGYGRVPFALPLHRNRRHPRRPPRSELSQTSDLPSLTPRTEPSSSNHTQKTELSPTEPSAHTLPPQAEPPSPEAAQTAVPSRARPAPTGPHPRAQASGTESSFHSPSPGEGSSFHLSLQPRRPSSQGWASPRLADRHPNPFLSVPWGRGQQSQEQWRPGGNLHGSLTESAPPQPDGWLPLLSSGPHSSPLWSLFAPSSPVPRCSGESEQLRACSQAPCPAEQPDPRALQCAAFDSQEFMGQLYQWEPFTEVQGSQRCELNCRPRGFRFYVRHTQKVQDGTLCQPGSLDICVAGRCLSPGCDGILGSGRHPDGCGVCGGDDSTCRLVSGNLTERGGPLGYQKILSIPAGASRLQIAQLRPSSNYLALRGPGGRSIINGNWAVDPPGSYTAGGTVFRYNRPPREEGAGESLSAEGPTTQPVDVYMIFQEENPGVFYQYVISSPPPNLENPTPEPRVPQLQPEILRVEPPPVSAPRPARTPGTLQRQVRIPQMPAPPPPRTPLGSPAGYWKRVGHSECSASCGKGVWRPIFLCISRESGEELDERSCAMGARPPASQEPCHGPPCPPYWEAGEWTSCSRSCGPGTQHRQLRCRQEFGGGGSSVPLERCGHLPRPNITQPCQLRLCGHWEVRSPWSQCSVRCGRGQRSRQVRCVGNNGDEVSEQECASGPPRPPSREACDMGPCTTAWFHSDWSSKCSAECGTGIQRRSVVCLGSGEAHGISQEEAGAGAGEQTCAPGSRPPDMRACSLGPCEVSWCWYTGPWAECSSECGSGTQRRDVICVSKLGTEFNVTSPSNCSHLPRPPALQPCQGQDCQDRWFSTPWSPCSRSCQGGVQTREVQCLTANQTLSIRCPLHLRPARKRSCNSQPCSQRPDDQCKDSSPHCPLVVQARLCVYPYYTATCCRSCAHVLERSSPEPA, encoded by the exons ATGGAGAAGTGGGCGGGCAG GccccagttgtgtctgatgctgcTTCTGTCCCTCCCTCAGCTCTGCCTGGATCAGGAG GTGTTGTCTGGACACTCTCTTCAGACACCCCCCGAAGAGAGCCAGGGCCCTGAAGGGGTCTGGGGTCCTTGGGACCAGTGGGCCTCTTGCTCCCAGCCCTGCGGGGTTGGGGTACAGCGCCGAAGCCGGACATGTCAGCTCCCTACAACTCAACTCCACCAGGGCCTGCCCCTTCCACCCCGGCCCCCAAGACATCCAGAAGCCCTGCTTCCCCGGGGTCAAGGCACCAGACCGCAGACTTCCCGAGAAACCCTTCCCCTATACAGGCCACCACCTCGAGGAAGAGGTGGCCCCCTTCGAGGTCCTGCCTCTCAATTAGGGAGAGAGGAGGCTCCGGAGACTCAAGGAGCTAGGAG GTCCCGGGTTCGAGACCCCATCAAGCCAGGAATGTTTGGCTATGGGAGGGTGCCCTTTGCTTTGCCGCTCCATCGGAACCGCAGGCATCCCCGAAGACCACCCAGATCTGAACTCTCTCAAACCTCAGATCTTCCATCCCTGACTCCGAGAACAGAGCCATCTTCCTCAAACCACACCCAGAAAACAGAACTGTCTCCCACAGAACCTTCTGCCCACACCCTCCCACCCCAAGCAGAACCCCCAAGCCCTGAAGCTGCTCAGACAGCCGTGCCCTCTAGAGCCAGGCCTGCCCCCACAGGGCCACACCCCAGAGCCCAGGCCTCTGGCACAGAGTCCTCCTTTCATTCCCCATCCCCGGGAGAAGGTAGCTCCTTTCACCTGTCCCTTCAGCCAAGAAGGCCAAGTTCCCAGGGTTGGGCCAGCCCCAGGCTGGCAGACAGACACCCTAATCCTTTCCTTTCTGTGCCTTGGGGCCGAGGCCAGCAGAGCCAGGAGCAGTGGAGACCTGGGGGGAATCTCCACGGGTCCCTCACGGAgtctgcccctccccagccagaTGGCTGGCTGCCTCTGCTGAGCTCTGGCCCCCACTCCAGCCCACTCTGGAGCCTCTTTGCTCCCAGTAGCCCTGTCCCAAGATGTTCTGGGGAGAGTGAACAGCTGAGAGCCTGCAGCCAAGCG CCCTGCCCCGCTGAGCAGCCAGACCCCCGGGCCCTGCAGTGTGCAGCCTTTGACTCCCAGGAGTTCATGGGCCAACTGTACCAGTGGGAGCCCTTCACGGAAG TTCAGGGTTCTCAGCGCTGTGAGCTGAACTGCCGTCCCCGTGGCTTCCGCTTCTATGTCCGTCACACCCAAAAGGTCCAGGACGGGACCCTGTGTCAGCCTGGATCCCTGGACATCTGTGTGGCTGGACGCTGTCTG AGCCCTGGCTGTGATGGCATCCTTGGCTCTGGCCGGCATCCAGATGGCTGTGGCGTCTGTGGGGGTGATGATTCTACCTGTCGCCTCGTCTCGGGGAACCTCACTGAGCGGGGTGGCCCTCTGGGTTATCAGAAGATCTTGTCCATTCCTGCCGGGGCCTCCCGACTCCAGATTGCCCAGCTCCGGCCCAGCTCCAACTACCTTG CACTTCGAGGTCCTGGGGGCCGGTCCATCATCAATGGAAACTGGGCTGTGGATCCCCCTGGGTCCTATACCGCCGGCGGGACTGTCTTCCGGTACAACCGTCCTCCCCGGGAGGAGGGCGCTGGGGAGAGCCTGTCCGCAGAAGGCCCCACCACCCAGCCCGTGGATGTCTAC aTGATCTTTCAGGAGGAAAACCCAGGTGTTTTCTATCAGTATGTCATCTCTTCACCTCCCCCAAACCTTGAGAACCCCACTCCAGAGCCCCGTGTTCCTCAACTCCAGCCTG AGATTTTGAGGGTAGAGCCCCCTCCTGTTTCAGCGCCTCGCCCTGCCCGCACCCCAGGCACCCTCCAGCGGCAGGTGAGGATCCCCCAgatgcctgccccaccccctcccagaaCACCCCTGGGGTCTCCAGCCGGATACTGGAAACGAGTTGGACACTCGGAGTGCTCGGCATCCTGTGGGAAAG GTGTTTGGCGCCCCATCTTCCTCTGCATTTCTCGAGAGTCAGGAGAGGAGCTGGATGAACGCAGCTGTGCCATGGGTGCCAGGCCCCCAGCCTCCCAGGAGCCCTGCCACGGCCCCCCGTGCCCACCATA CTGGGAGGCCGGCGAGTGGACGTCCTGCAGCCGTTCGTGTGGACCCGGCACCCAGCACCGTCAGCTACGCTGCCGGCAGGAGTTTGGGGGTGGCGGCTCCTCAGTGCCCCTAGAGCGCTGCGGGCACCTGCCCCGACCCAACATCACCCAGCCCTGCCAGCTGCGCCTCTGCGGCCATTGGGAGGTTCGCTCACCCTGGAGTCAG TGCTCTGTGCGATGCGGGCGCGGCCAGAGGAGCCGGCAGGTCCGCTGTGTCGGCAACAACGGGGATGAAGTGAGTGAGCAGGAGTGCGCCTCAGGGCCCCCGCGGCCCCCCAGCAGAGAGGCCTGCGACATGGGGCCCTGCACCACGGCCTGGTTCCACAGCGACTGGAGCTCCAAG TGCTCAGCGGAGTGTGGGACGGGAATCCAGAGACGTTCTGTGGTCTGCCTTGGGAGTGGGGAGGCCCACGGGATAAGCCAGGAGGAAGCAGGGGCAGGAGCCGGTGAGCAGACCTGTGCACCCGGAAGCCGGCCCCCTGACATGCGTGCCTGCAGTCTGGGGCCCTGTGAAGTGTCGTGGTGCTGGTACACCGGGCCCTGGGCAGAG TGCTCCTCAGAGTGCGGCTCTGGCACACAGCGTAGAGACGTCATCTGTGTGTCCAAACTGGGGACTGAGTTCAACGTGACTTCTCCTAGCAACTGTTCCCACcttcccaggccccctgccctgcAGCCCTGTCAAGGGCAGGACTGCCAGGACCGGTGGTTTTCTACACCCTGGAGTCCG TGTTCTCGCTCCTGCCAGGGTGGCGTGCAGACAAGGGAGGTCCAGTGCCTGACTGCCAACCAGACCCTCAGCATCCGATGCCCTCTTCACCTGCGGCCCGCCAGGAAACGATCCTGTAACAGCCAGCCCTGCAGCCAGCGCCCTG ATGATCAATGCAAGGACAGCTCTCCACACTGCCCCCTGGTGGTGCAGGCCCGGCTCTGCGTCTATCCCTACTACACAGCCACCTGTTGCCGCTCTTGTGCCCATGTCCTGGAGCGGTCTTCCCCAGAGCCCGCCTGA